From Campylobacterota bacterium, one genomic window encodes:
- the lgt gene encoding prolipoprotein diacylglyceryl transferase produces MCPRLFHIYGPVWVQSYGVMIAIGFLLFTWLTYRHQLRKHIIDGQLYINTLFVGLISGLLGGRITYALLYFDPTVDPWTDLLFPWEGGFVLHGGIIGILLATTTYLRYHKIPPLIIFDLAALNAPLMQSISRVGCFLAGCCYGIQAPEWLVWAVTFTSPYSPAPTGVLLHPTQLYFSLSSLLIFVGMHVILSTRSCKPGQGLFLYLMLETFARLTLDYWRGDRGELTTISLSQTFSLALSRTQILSLVLMLVAIIGFIIVTRSNNKTYNLCK; encoded by the coding sequence ATGTGTCCAAGACTTTTTCACATTTACGGCCCCGTGTGGGTGCAAAGCTACGGCGTCATGATCGCAATCGGCTTTTTACTCTTCACGTGGTTGACATATCGTCATCAACTCCGCAAGCACATTATCGATGGCCAACTCTACATTAACACCCTTTTTGTAGGACTTATCAGCGGGCTGCTCGGTGGACGCATCACCTATGCTTTGTTGTATTTTGACCCCACAGTTGACCCATGGACAGACTTGCTATTTCCGTGGGAAGGCGGTTTTGTTTTGCACGGTGGCATTATTGGCATCTTGCTCGCAACAACTACGTATCTGCGGTACCACAAAATACCGCCCCTCATCATTTTTGACCTTGCTGCACTTAATGCCCCACTCATGCAATCAATATCACGTGTTGGTTGTTTTCTTGCCGGATGTTGCTATGGCATACAGGCTCCTGAATGGCTAGTGTGGGCTGTCACCTTTACAAGTCCTTATTCACCAGCACCCACCGGCGTTTTACTGCATCCAACTCAGCTCTACTTTAGTTTAAGCTCATTGCTCATTTTCGTTGGCATGCATGTCATCTTATCCACGCGTTCCTGCAAGCCAGGCCAAGGACTTTTTCTATATCTCATGCTTGAAACGTTTGCACGACTTACGCTCGACTACTGGCGAGGTGACCGTGGTGAACTGACAACCATAAGCCTATCACAAACGTTTTCGCTGGCACTTTCGCGCACACAAATTCTCTCACTCGTACTTATGCTTGTTGCGATTATTGGTTTTATCATCGTTACCCGCTCAAACAACAAAACGTATAATTTGTGCAAATAG
- a CDS encoding phosphatidate cytidylyltransferase: MINKNELIKRTLTSIVLILLGGGAYLHSSNAFCALLLTALAYILVFEWPKLIGPRSAEFYFLTPVYPILPVVLLIALTQQFYKYDKLMPLYPFLIAAIADTCGFFVGKLLGQHKLCPKLSPGKTWQGLGGSLLGVFLVNYFFTPSIPTLASLPWHDGPLFIYTISILQTFFALFGGLFASFLKRQKDLKDAGTILPGHGGLLDRFDSVFFTVIIVWVMVILKNYIS, from the coding sequence ATGATTAATAAAAATGAACTCATCAAGAGAACTCTAACCTCAATCGTACTTATTCTTCTTGGTGGGGGTGCATATCTTCATTCTTCCAACGCTTTTTGTGCATTACTCCTCACAGCACTCGCCTACATCCTTGTTTTTGAATGGCCAAAGCTTATAGGACCTCGATCGGCAGAGTTTTATTTTCTAACACCGGTCTACCCAATTTTACCCGTAGTACTGCTGATCGCTCTCACTCAACAATTTTACAAATATGACAAACTTATGCCACTCTATCCATTTTTGATAGCAGCCATCGCTGATACATGTGGCTTTTTTGTCGGCAAATTACTAGGCCAACACAAGCTGTGCCCAAAACTCAGCCCAGGCAAAACCTGGCAGGGACTAGGTGGAAGTTTGTTAGGAGTATTTTTAGTAAACTACTTTTTTACACCATCAATACCAACCTTAGCCTCTTTGCCATGGCACGATGGCCCGCTCTTTATTTACACCATCTCAATTTTACAAACATTCTTTGCTCTCTTTGGTGGCCTTTTTGCTTCGTTTCTTAAGCGTCAAAAAGATCTTAAAGACGCAGGTACGATCCTACCTGGACATGGTGGATTACTTGATCGTTTTGACTCAGTTTTTTTTACCGTTATCATTGTTTGGGTAATGGTTATTCTTAAAAATTATATTTCATAA
- a CDS encoding UDP-N-acetylglucosamine--N-acetylmuramyl-(pentapeptide) pyrophosphoryl-undecaprenol N-acetylglucosamine transferase: MKKKILFVAAAHSGGHLVPALVAARRWKDSNHDGQVVLLTSTERLDRLIAKQHPWVDQHVTLACERLHISRSFTCVQLLQVFFSCLFYAWRYKPEKLIITGGIIALPVTLACWAMRSSIDLYELNVMPGKANKILMPFATTVFYCFKQTLKNCSLLGKSFIAKCTLVPYPLRYSQQDRITNKYEFLGHINDLLSQQSYPERFNHQRKTIFILGGSQGSLGLSSCFTHFIKKYAHTLGDSLQVIHQTNQTSTTELKRLYHQHKIPAYVFSYTSSMPQLYQLADLVICRAGAGTLFELEYFQTPALIVPLITRNTNHQRANAYAMANNKPKQFVVLEQKAIEKKPTILSKAIIEKVGFMSTPEKTRGFPLPA; this comes from the coding sequence ATGAAAAAAAAAATATTGTTTGTAGCAGCCGCTCACTCAGGTGGACACCTTGTCCCCGCACTGGTAGCTGCTCGTAGATGGAAAGATAGCAACCATGATGGCCAGGTCGTGCTCCTGACAAGCACAGAACGCCTTGACCGTTTAATTGCCAAGCAACATCCATGGGTTGATCAACATGTCACCCTTGCGTGTGAGCGTTTACATATCTCTCGCTCGTTTACCTGCGTACAACTGCTACAGGTTTTTTTCAGCTGTCTTTTTTATGCGTGGCGCTACAAGCCAGAAAAATTGATTATTACCGGTGGCATCATTGCCCTACCAGTAACCCTTGCATGCTGGGCTATGCGCAGTAGTATTGATTTATACGAGCTTAACGTTATGCCAGGCAAAGCAAACAAGATACTCATGCCTTTTGCCACAACAGTTTTTTATTGCTTTAAACAAACACTTAAGAACTGTTCATTGCTAGGAAAGTCTTTCATAGCAAAATGCACGCTTGTCCCTTATCCGCTGCGTTATTCACAACAAGACCGTATCACCAATAAATATGAATTTTTAGGACACATTAATGATCTACTTTCACAACAATCCTACCCCGAACGATTTAACCATCAACGAAAAACAATCTTTATCCTTGGAGGATCTCAGGGCTCTTTAGGACTGAGTAGCTGCTTCACACATTTTATCAAAAAGTATGCTCATACACTTGGCGATAGCCTACAAGTCATACACCAAACAAATCAAACAAGTACCACAGAGCTTAAACGTCTGTATCACCAACACAAAATTCCCGCCTATGTTTTTTCATATACCAGCAGTATGCCACAACTTTATCAGCTTGCTGATCTTGTCATTTGCCGGGCTGGCGCAGGAACACTCTTTGAATTGGAGTATTTTCAAACACCTGCTTTGATTGTTCCCTTAATCACACGAAATACAAACCACCAACGAGCTAATGCTTATGCAATGGCTAACAACAAGCCAAAACAGTTTGTAGTCCTTGAGCAGAAGGCCATAGAAAAAAAACCTACTATATTAAGTAAAGCAATAATCGAGAAAGTTGGCTTTATGTCTACCCCTGAAAAGACTCGGGGTTTTCCGCTTCCCGCTTAA
- a CDS encoding DNA primase, protein MSLFNYVKSQLSILDVIGKSVRLKQIGNYWKGCCPFHSEKDASFTVSPDRQIFYCFGCHASGDAIAFVAKTENLSQLEAAQFLIEEHGITLPESIDKEYKKQAAQQEEKNRYFSLCSLIAQWAHKQLRENKAPYSYATQIRRISDHTLDTFTIGYIPSTQVVLKKLLPEINQHGFILKDLIEYGFVVQKKADYYSPFQERIIFPIKDIMGRVCGFGGRVFLADDKRAKYYNSKECEGFAKGKILFGLDSAKKTMLSKKAAFLVEGYMDCVAMAQYGWQNTVATLGTACSQEQLKLLARQASTVYVIYDNDKAGKQAMLRLTQLCWNVNLELKIITIPQAKDPADFLMGGGDLTKLIDVAQDIFNFFITSVGSNFHNKTLDEKLALNEQIIDIVMHIEDPLKQDILIQQAADIMRIPFESLKNTFKRKITNKKPQIALVKNPASGHLDNTEQDIPLLEEKIFCAILNSMLTDQRLTIEQQLVPYFSARTQRLLEAVNTVQERVVRNKGFFSSFLEELVEEDRRWIIRASMKHDSPITKEVFEQLLLHFCKFHWKQIVQHVKEELVKAKKLNNVDQMHTLMKKFNELKLGMQHRGLI, encoded by the coding sequence ATGTCATTATTCAACTACGTCAAATCGCAACTTTCTATACTCGATGTTATTGGAAAAAGTGTCAGGCTCAAACAAATTGGCAACTACTGGAAAGGCTGCTGTCCCTTCCACAGTGAAAAAGACGCCTCCTTTACGGTAAGCCCTGACCGACAAATTTTTTACTGTTTTGGCTGCCACGCAAGTGGTGATGCCATCGCTTTTGTTGCAAAAACCGAAAACCTTTCCCAACTGGAAGCAGCACAATTTTTAATAGAAGAACATGGCATAACACTGCCCGAATCAATCGATAAAGAGTACAAAAAACAAGCTGCCCAACAAGAAGAAAAAAATAGATACTTCAGCCTTTGTTCACTCATTGCCCAATGGGCTCACAAGCAACTACGCGAGAACAAGGCGCCCTATTCATACGCTACTCAAATACGACGCATCTCAGATCACACCCTTGATACATTTACCATCGGTTATATCCCATCAACACAAGTTGTTTTAAAAAAACTCCTGCCAGAAATCAATCAACATGGGTTTATTTTAAAAGATCTCATAGAGTACGGCTTTGTCGTACAAAAAAAGGCCGATTACTATTCACCATTCCAAGAGCGCATTATCTTTCCCATTAAAGACATCATGGGGCGCGTCTGTGGTTTTGGCGGGCGTGTGTTCTTGGCTGATGATAAACGTGCAAAATATTACAATAGCAAGGAATGCGAAGGCTTTGCCAAAGGCAAAATTCTTTTTGGTCTTGATAGCGCAAAAAAAACAATGCTATCAAAAAAAGCAGCCTTCCTTGTAGAAGGTTATATGGACTGCGTCGCCATGGCCCAATACGGCTGGCAAAATACCGTAGCAACCCTTGGTACTGCGTGCAGCCAGGAACAGCTCAAACTCCTTGCTCGGCAGGCATCTACGGTATATGTCATCTATGACAACGACAAGGCGGGCAAACAAGCCATGTTACGCCTTACCCAGCTTTGCTGGAATGTTAATTTAGAGCTTAAAATAATAACCATTCCTCAAGCAAAAGATCCCGCCGACTTTTTAATGGGAGGAGGAGATCTCACAAAGCTCATTGATGTCGCTCAAGATATTTTCAATTTTTTCATTACTTCTGTTGGCAGCAACTTTCACAACAAAACACTCGATGAAAAACTTGCCCTCAATGAACAAATCATCGACATTGTCATGCATATTGAGGATCCTCTCAAGCAAGATATTCTTATTCAACAAGCCGCAGACATCATGCGAATTCCCTTTGAATCCCTAAAAAACACTTTCAAAAGGAAAATAACAAACAAAAAGCCCCAAATCGCTCTGGTAAAAAACCCCGCTTCGGGTCATTTGGACAATACAGAGCAAGATATCCCGTTGCTAGAAGAAAAAATTTTTTGTGCTATATTGAATAGTATGCTCACAGACCAGCGTTTGACTATAGAGCAGCAGCTTGTACCCTATTTTTCAGCACGGACCCAACGCCTTCTTGAAGCAGTAAACACTGTACAAGAAAGAGTTGTACGTAATAAAGGCTTTTTTTCTTCATTCCTTGAGGAGCTCGTTGAAGAAGATAGACGGTGGATTATCCGTGCAAGCATGAAGCATGACTCGCCTATAACCAAAGAAGTTTTTGAGCAACTTCTTTTACACTTCTGCAAATTTCACTGGAAACAAATTGTCCAACACGTGAAAGAAGAACTTGTAAAGGCAAAAAAGTTAAATAATGTCGACCAAATGCATACGCTCATGAAAAAGTTTAACGAGCTTAAACTTGGCATGCAGCATAGGGGGTTAATATGA
- the truA gene encoding tRNA pseudouridine(38-40) synthase TruA, whose translation MQAYKITIAYDGSDFFGWQVQPDQPTVMSKLCDVYHKTFGHKIHMIGASRTDTGVHALGQIALFRTHIIVGEEKMRDAWNNALPQSIRIRSLEKAPENFHPCKNVRQKTYWYILFLKPPLPLVARYGWYYPFMKRVCLDKFYQALKLYEGTHNFTSFCRIEDAQKNPVRTIDSIEVKKWGHMNTLLVSIKGQSFLRFQIRRMVGYALDVAQRPDLSVNYIQQLLDNPHDQQTLIKADGSGLCLRKVTYHD comes from the coding sequence ATGCAAGCATACAAAATAACCATCGCATACGATGGTTCCGACTTTTTTGGCTGGCAAGTTCAACCAGATCAACCAACCGTCATGTCCAAGCTTTGTGATGTGTATCACAAAACATTTGGCCACAAGATCCACATGATTGGAGCCTCTCGCACTGACACTGGTGTGCATGCACTTGGACAAATTGCACTTTTTAGAACACACATCATTGTTGGTGAAGAAAAAATGCGTGATGCTTGGAATAATGCACTACCACAAAGCATTCGAATTCGCAGCCTCGAAAAAGCCCCTGAAAACTTTCATCCTTGTAAAAATGTCCGTCAAAAAACATATTGGTACATCCTTTTTCTTAAACCACCACTACCACTTGTCGCGCGTTATGGGTGGTACTACCCCTTTATGAAACGTGTATGCCTAGATAAATTTTACCAGGCACTCAAACTGTATGAAGGAACACACAACTTTACTTCTTTTTGTCGTATTGAAGATGCACAAAAAAATCCAGTGCGTACAATCGATAGCATTGAAGTCAAAAAATGGGGCCATATGAATACGCTGCTCGTGTCAATTAAGGGCCAATCGTTTTTACGTTTTCAGATCAGACGAATGGTTGGTTATGCACTTGATGTTGCACAACGACCAGATTTATCAGTAAACTATATTCAACAACTTTTAGACAATCCTCATGACCAGCAAACATTAATTAAAGCCGATGGCTCTGGCCTATGCCTGAGAAAAGTAACATACCATGATTAA
- a CDS encoding glycosyltransferase has protein sequence MRILHIITSLRIGGAEQALYNYLSAAQKSDMVHHVAFFHDGPLNKKIQSLGIQTTHIRGVLHRYDPFLLIRLIRLIKIFQPNVIHSSLWSANIISRIAAKILAIPLICDLHGKCTHEGRMRNILDRATCSFACSHVAVSQEIKKLYQRHIIPAQYASSHTADTVIVIRNSINVDQIRQQAHNKALKRSDIGLDEHDYVIGSIGRLESIKSYDVLLKAFAAIKQIATKPLKLCLVGDGSERNNLETLAQNLNLKHRVLFVGMRNDAYRFYPLFDCFALSSQSEGISIALLEALAFGLPIVTTHAYKTHEIITHGINGMLCPINNLRLITKHLSTLYTNDDIRKTMSKRNYRYAQKTFNIENIVKQYHKAFEKVREL, from the coding sequence ATGCGCATTTTACACATTATTACAAGTCTACGCATTGGTGGGGCTGAGCAGGCTCTTTATAACTATTTAAGTGCAGCACAAAAAAGCGACATGGTTCATCATGTCGCTTTTTTTCATGATGGCCCTCTTAATAAAAAAATACAAAGCCTCGGCATTCAAACAACACATATACGGGGAGTATTACATCGATACGACCCTTTTTTGCTCATACGGCTCATACGTCTGATCAAGATATTTCAGCCCAACGTTATTCATTCATCACTCTGGTCTGCCAACATTATCAGCCGAATAGCAGCAAAAATTCTAGCTATACCACTCATCTGTGACTTACATGGCAAGTGTACTCATGAAGGACGTATGCGAAACATACTTGACCGAGCAACCTGCTCTTTTGCCTGCTCACATGTGGCAGTATCTCAAGAAATAAAAAAGCTATATCAGCGGCATATTATTCCAGCACAATACGCGTCATCACACACGGCGGACACAGTCATCGTCATTAGAAACAGTATTAACGTCGACCAAATACGTCAACAGGCTCACAACAAAGCGCTCAAACGAAGTGACATCGGTCTCGATGAACATGATTACGTCATTGGTTCAATCGGTAGGCTTGAATCAATTAAGTCATACGACGTGCTGCTTAAGGCATTTGCTGCCATCAAACAAATTGCTACTAAACCACTTAAGCTATGCCTTGTTGGGGATGGCTCTGAGCGGAACAATCTTGAAACACTGGCACAGAACCTCAATTTAAAACATCGTGTTTTATTTGTTGGCATGCGCAATGATGCATACCGATTTTATCCACTGTTCGACTGCTTCGCACTGTCTTCGCAAAGCGAGGGTATTTCTATTGCACTTCTCGAGGCACTTGCGTTTGGGCTTCCCATCGTTACAACACATGCCTACAAAACTCATGAAATTATTACACATGGAATAAACGGCATGCTTTGCCCAATAAACAATCTCAGGCTCATTACCAAGCATTTATCAACGCTCTACACAAACGACGACATCAGAAAAACAATGTCAAAAAGAAACTATAGATATGCACAAAAAACATTTAATATTGAAAACATTGTCAAACAGTATCACAAAGCCTTTGAAAAGGTAAGAGAACTATAA
- the rpoD gene encoding RNA polymerase sigma factor RpoD has product MKKTVKKSTSKKASAVKKKPVSKKAPTKKVAPKASKKIIKKSPTNKKVVKKSASQTTKKSTTKKVVSKKPNSKVVAKPVPAIKKTKPETTKTVKKNSDAASDRILSHKKSRTAAQTSKIKSLLKQKVSKPKPKGKAKQVVQTQVTLKSIEKQIEALLEKGHSEGVLTYEELIIFSQRNKISEEDANELLRLLERENIDLISQEELDSASSDFETITDDESGTSYKPLKQNIESSLESNEFSGDLGDDDDLGDKELEKIKSILEPSQLNDPVKLYLKEIGKIPLLNKVTEKVIANKIYEGKKESIDAVSRFPFVAKDLMSFEERIEKDSSFLKDIVQFSDFDEDNSPKFEEEKNKLLASVRTIKDLTANEDKIYRSYRGQLDSESKKREMLAAVEENKNNIIKTIQSIKLSNKQLRKFGKKIEKFASKITGKEDEVKVCQEKLKFYQSIADKKPQDIEQINTLESTIRSNNKLIKKTEGEAGVSKEQMTKLYGQFLAAQQKDKIAKGDLAKANLRLVVNIAKKYINRGLHFLDLIQEGNIGLLKAVEKFEFERGFKFSTYATWWIRQAITRAIADQSRTIRVPVHMVETLSKINKITRTYVQEKGREPTYAELSKELNLDEKKIKNIIKISKEPVSLETPVGDSEDTYLKDFIEDENEYSPVDAVINEDLKEKVREILKSLTPREEKVLKMRFGIDVASEHTLEEVGKDFSVTRERIRQIEVKALRKLRHPSRSKKLQSFFNKDSDNGSGNEGLE; this is encoded by the coding sequence ATGAAAAAAACAGTCAAAAAAAGTACATCTAAAAAAGCATCTGCTGTAAAAAAGAAACCTGTCAGCAAAAAAGCTCCCACAAAAAAAGTAGCACCAAAAGCAAGCAAAAAAATAATCAAGAAGTCACCCACCAATAAAAAAGTGGTAAAGAAATCTGCAAGCCAAACAACAAAAAAATCAACTACAAAGAAAGTGGTTTCCAAAAAACCAAATTCTAAAGTTGTCGCTAAACCTGTTCCAGCAATAAAAAAGACAAAACCTGAAACCACCAAGACGGTCAAAAAAAACTCTGATGCGGCCTCTGATCGCATTCTGTCACATAAAAAATCACGTACCGCGGCACAAACGAGCAAAATAAAAAGCCTTTTAAAGCAGAAGGTGAGCAAGCCAAAGCCAAAGGGGAAAGCTAAACAGGTTGTACAGACACAAGTTACACTTAAAAGTATAGAGAAACAAATAGAGGCGCTTCTTGAAAAAGGTCACTCTGAAGGTGTTTTAACCTACGAAGAATTGATTATTTTTAGTCAGCGCAATAAAATCAGCGAAGAGGACGCGAACGAACTCTTACGTCTGTTAGAGCGTGAGAACATTGATCTTATCTCACAAGAAGAGCTTGATAGCGCATCTTCTGATTTTGAAACAATCACTGATGATGAATCGGGCACATCGTACAAGCCACTCAAACAAAACATTGAGTCGTCACTTGAAAGTAACGAATTCTCAGGTGACTTAGGCGATGACGATGATCTAGGCGATAAGGAACTTGAAAAAATCAAGTCAATCCTGGAACCAAGCCAACTCAATGACCCTGTAAAGCTTTACCTTAAAGAAATTGGTAAAATTCCTTTGCTTAATAAGGTTACCGAAAAAGTTATCGCCAACAAAATTTATGAAGGTAAAAAAGAGTCTATTGACGCAGTTTCTCGTTTTCCTTTTGTCGCAAAAGATTTAATGAGTTTTGAAGAGCGCATCGAAAAAGATTCCTCTTTCCTAAAAGATATCGTCCAATTCTCAGATTTTGATGAAGATAACTCTCCAAAGTTTGAGGAAGAAAAAAACAAACTCCTCGCATCTGTTCGTACTATCAAAGACCTTACGGCAAACGAAGACAAAATTTACCGCTCATATCGTGGTCAGCTTGATTCTGAGAGCAAGAAACGTGAAATGCTTGCGGCGGTTGAAGAAAACAAAAACAATATTATTAAAACAATCCAATCAATCAAGCTTTCCAATAAACAACTTCGCAAGTTTGGCAAAAAAATTGAAAAATTTGCAAGCAAGATTACCGGTAAAGAAGACGAGGTCAAGGTCTGTCAGGAAAAACTTAAGTTCTATCAAAGCATAGCAGACAAAAAGCCTCAAGACATTGAGCAGATCAACACACTTGAAAGTACCATCAGAAGCAACAACAAGCTTATCAAAAAAACAGAGGGCGAAGCTGGTGTCAGCAAAGAACAAATGACAAAGCTTTACGGCCAGTTTCTTGCCGCACAACAAAAAGATAAGATTGCAAAAGGAGATCTTGCTAAGGCAAACCTGCGTCTTGTGGTCAACATTGCAAAAAAATATATCAACCGCGGACTTCATTTTCTTGACCTGATACAAGAGGGAAATATTGGGCTGCTCAAAGCTGTTGAAAAATTTGAATTTGAACGTGGCTTTAAATTCTCAACATACGCTACCTGGTGGATTAGACAAGCCATCACGCGAGCTATTGCTGATCAATCACGAACAATTCGTGTTCCTGTACATATGGTTGAAACACTGAGCAAAATCAATAAAATCACTCGTACCTACGTACAAGAAAAAGGCCGCGAGCCAACGTATGCTGAGCTTTCTAAAGAGCTCAATCTTGATGAGAAAAAAATTAAGAACATTATCAAGATTTCTAAAGAGCCAGTTTCTCTGGAAACGCCTGTTGGTGATAGTGAAGATACCTATCTCAAAGACTTCATTGAAGATGAAAATGAATACTCACCAGTAGACGCTGTCATTAATGAAGACTTGAAAGAAAAAGTTCGAGAAATACTCAAGTCACTGACACCACGTGAAGAAAAAGTCCTCAAGATGCGTTTTGGCATTGATGTTGCTTCTGAACATACACTCGAAGAGGTCGGGAAAGACTTTTCCGTTACCCGTGAGCGTATCAGACAGATTGAAGTTAAAGCTTTACGCAAGCTACGTCATCCATCACGCAGCAAAAAGCTCCAAAGCTTTTTCAACAAAGATAGTGACAACGGCTCTGGTAACGAAGGTCTTGAATAA
- a CDS encoding M48 family metalloprotease → MKMKNYTLFVLVSLFFAAAEARNEKAVSNFAPGTVAHEVASLIENDQDVAKRFELEDPHIINLLTQVDVAQFFYQRHTGIACLVSNLFFGNFLSLTQPKGLILLSEQKAPCLHAMIDELVQEAGIPKPAVFLSGDTELFNAFASSLSHSQAIVVVGKALVDGCSDQELKAILGHELSHVNYNHVPKSLAYKTLLVGACIGAFFGVEKVYTHYVVPRFGHSPTFKSIDEKIQANKDFIQKISFISLGAFVTYCMLALTRHYEREADHGAIMLTKDPQGFINAMERVKLYYEGKRDSFLTEYEYLQQKIDELGQACPEAQGHLANVSQQVKDMVLSNYHDALEVGSHTHPAMKDRIAFGHQMLENIKREAENPESFQG, encoded by the coding sequence ATGAAAATGAAGAATTACACATTGTTTGTTTTGGTTAGTTTGTTTTTTGCTGCGGCGGAAGCCAGAAATGAAAAGGCGGTTAGCAACTTTGCGCCAGGCACAGTTGCACACGAAGTTGCATCATTGATTGAAAATGACCAGGATGTCGCAAAGCGGTTTGAGCTGGAAGACCCCCACATTATAAACCTTTTAACGCAGGTTGATGTGGCCCAGTTTTTCTATCAAAGGCATACGGGCATTGCGTGTTTGGTGAGCAATCTTTTTTTTGGTAATTTTTTATCGCTGACTCAGCCCAAAGGGCTTATTTTACTCTCAGAGCAAAAAGCACCGTGCTTGCATGCAATGATTGACGAGCTTGTGCAAGAAGCAGGCATTCCCAAGCCAGCGGTCTTTTTGTCTGGGGATACAGAATTGTTTAATGCTTTTGCAAGTTCACTTTCGCATTCTCAGGCCATTGTGGTTGTAGGTAAAGCGCTTGTTGATGGATGCTCTGACCAAGAGCTCAAGGCGATTTTGGGGCATGAGCTTTCTCACGTAAACTACAATCATGTTCCCAAGTCACTGGCGTACAAAACACTGCTTGTCGGGGCATGTATAGGGGCATTTTTTGGGGTTGAAAAAGTTTATACTCATTATGTTGTGCCTCGTTTTGGACACTCTCCAACTTTTAAATCTATTGATGAAAAAATTCAAGCCAATAAAGATTTTATTCAAAAAATTAGTTTTATATCATTAGGGGCGTTTGTTACCTATTGTATGCTTGCTTTGACACGTCATTACGAGCGCGAAGCTGATCATGGGGCAATTATGCTTACTAAAGATCCGCAGGGCTTTATCAATGCAATGGAGCGCGTTAAGCTCTATTATGAAGGTAAGCGAGATAGCTTTCTAACAGAGTATGAGTATTTGCAGCAAAAAATTGATGAGCTAGGCCAGGCTTGTCCGGAGGCGCAAGGCCACCTGGCAAATGTTTCTCAGCAGGTAAAAGACATGGTTCTGAGTAACTATCATGACGCTCTTGAAGTAGGCAGCCATACCCACCCGGCTATGAAAGATCGTATTGCCTTTGGACACCAAATGCTTGAAAATATTAAGCGGGAAGCGGAAAACCCCGAGTCTTTTCAGGGGTAG